One part of the Malus sylvestris chromosome 2, drMalSylv7.2, whole genome shotgun sequence genome encodes these proteins:
- the LOC126608045 gene encoding eukaryotic translation initiation factor 3 subunit K-like, translated as MGREVPQQQQQQQVALAVEQLLAVNPYNPDILPDLENYVNEQVSSQTYSLDANLCLLRLYQFEPDRMSTQIVARILVKALMAMPSPDFSLCLFLIPERVQMEEQFKTLIVLSHYLETGRFSQFWDEASKNHHIVEAVPGFEHAIQDYAVHVLSLTYQRVPRSVLAEAINIEGLALDKFLEHHVANSGWILEKGQGRGQLIVLPRNEFNHPELKKNTDDGIPLEHVARIFPILG; from the exons ATGGGAAGAGAGGTTCCacagcaacagcagcagcagcaggtgGCGCTCGCGGTGGAGCAGCTGCTCGCCGTGAATCCGTACAATCCTGACATCCTTCCCGATCTCGAAAACTACGTCAACGAGCAG GTTTCTTCGCAAACCTACAGTCTCGATGCCAATCTCTGCCTTCTTCGCCTCTATCAG TTTGAGCCGGACCGTATGAGCACCCAAATTGTTGCCCGCATCTTGGTTAAG GCACTGATGGCAATGCCCTCTCCTGATTTCAGCCTCTGCCTCTTCTTAATTCCCGAAAGAGTG CAAATGGAGGAGCAGTTCAAGACGCTAATTGTTCTATCTCACTACTTGGAG ACTGGACGATTCAGTCAATTCTGGGATGAAGCATCCAAGAATCATCACATAGTTGAAGCTGTTCCAG GTTTTGAGCATGCAATCCAAGACTATGCAGTTCATGTTCTTTCCTTGACTTACCAGAGAGTTCCCAGATCTGTGCTTGCTGAG GCTATCAACATCGAAGGTTTAGCCCTGGACAAATTCCTTGAGCACCACGTAGCCAATAGCGGTTGGATTCTTGAGAAAGGTCAAGGCAGGGGTCAACTCATTGTCCTACCTCGAAATGAATTTAACCATCCTGAGCTGAAGAAAAACACTGACGATGGCATCCCATTAGAGCACGTGGCTCGCATCTTCCCCATTCTCGGTTGA